A part of Lampris incognitus isolate fLamInc1 chromosome 21, fLamInc1.hap2, whole genome shotgun sequence genomic DNA contains:
- the ackr3b gene encoding atypical chemokine receptor 3b — MTLSTTDLTELMEMWEELNFSSSEHGDNDSQVETLVCPAGFSQTSLLYTLSILYIFIFLVGLAANVLVVWVNVRSDRNRYETHLYILNLAVADLCVVATLPIWVSSLLQLGHWPFGQAVCKITHLVFSVNLFSSIFFLTCMSVDRYLSVVLFGDSSNSRRKKVIRRAICVAVWLLALAASIPDTYFLQAVKSSHSNSTLCRPVYPSDSPREWMVDIQLSFIILGFAIPFPVITIFYVLLAGAIPPGSDQERRISRKIILTYIVVFLVCWLPYHGVLLLDTLSLLHVVPFSCKLENFLYVALHLTQCFSLLHCCVNPILYNFINKNYRYDLMKAFIFKYSTKTGLAKLIDTSRVSEAEYSTVAVENGGLL, encoded by the coding sequence ATGACGCTGAGTACCACCGACCTGACGGAGCTGATGGAGATGTGGGAGGAGCTTAACTTCTCCTCCAGTGAGCATGGCGACAACGACTCCCAGGTGGAGACCCTCGTGTGCCCGGCGGGCTTCAGCCAAACCTCGCTCCTCTACACGCTGTCCATCCTCTACATCTTCATCTTCCTGGTGGGCCTGGCCGCCAACGTGCTGGTGGTGTGGGTCAACGTGCGCTCAGACAGGAACCGCTACGAGACCCACCTGTACATCCTCAACTTGGCCGTGGCCGACCTGTGTGTGGTGGCCACGCTGCCCATCTGGGTCAGCTCGCTCCTCCAGCTCGGCCACTGGCCGTTCGGACAAGCTGTTTGTAAGATCACCCACCTGGTCTTCAGCGTCAACCTCTTCAGCAGCATCTTCTTCCTCACCTGCATGAGCGTGGACCGCTACCTGTCCGTGGTTCTGTTCGGCGACTCGTCCAACAGTCGCAGAAAGAAGGTGATCCGCAGGGCGATTTGTGTTGCAGTCTGGCTGCTGGCGCTGGCGGCATCCATCCCCGACACCTACTTCCTCCAGGCCGTCAAGTCGTCCCACTCCAACAGCACCCTGTGCCGGCCCGTCTACCCGTCCGACAGCCCCCGGGAGTGGATGGTGGACATCCAGCTCAGCTTCATCATTCTGGGCTTTGCCATCCCCTTCCCGGTCATCACCATCTTCTACGTCCTCCTGGCCGGTGCCATCCCACCCGGCTCGGATCAAGAGCGCCGGATCAGCCGGAAGATCATCCTGACCTACATCGTGGTCTTCCTGGTCTGCTGGCTGCCATATCACGGCGTGCTCCTGCTGGACACTCTGTCGCTCCTCCATGTCGTCCCTTTCAGCTGCAAACTGGAGAACTTCCTGTACGTGGCGCTGCACCTCACCCAGTGCTTCTCCCTCCTCCACTGCTGCGTCAACCCCATCCTCTACAACTTCATCAACAAGAACTACCGCTACGACCTGATGAAGGCCTTCATCTTCAAGTACTCCACCAAGACGGGCCTGGCGAAGCTCATCGACACCTCGCGCGTCTCCGAGGCGGAGTATTCGACGGTGGCCGTGGAGAACGGCGGCCTCCTGTGA